One window of Micromonas commoda chromosome 1, complete sequence genomic DNA carries:
- a CDS encoding predicted protein, producing MTSRLSRLHIDCTEARNGRCMRKKYVEKAVSSSFVSRKCLSSHCVTSYRTQSLGLTTVGRRFLPTHALEHNTHLYEIFVQDFAIMKEQTIRLDPGLNIITGQSGSGKSIFLEVIAQLCGAGAGEEFIRSGAESALIRGKFNIGSDVMSDVCNILSHHNVPADRYNFAATAKRQLSKTETGAKSEPVILSCQLQIERRLTFVDVDDGNKSHAQAQVSSRMMTTAPSRRVRSACRINDTQVPLKALRELGRVLVDFNGQGTASHLAEEQFQLKILDAVGGTFDLRRRFVELSSHLRAKQYESSKLVGMTAKERKELESLIHDVNLVRPAVDEDVTLRTMLRHLDGIDATLEETARLSTMFDGGGNGTEAGIKSSLRYVTSQLTALLANARHVTKNGADPDIKASNHQAAQENADLQAQLIVADTRTDEAFLGLEDALSKCREAELLILDAQSRLLDYANLIRVDQVKREACITRLRELERLCNRIGVQSSAEAQESAKV from the coding sequence ATGACGTCAAGACTATCACGTTTGCACATTGATTGCACGGAGGCTCGGAATGGACGCTGCATGCGTAAAAAGTATGTGGAAAAGGCGGTCTCTTCGTCTTTCGTCTCGAGAAAATGTTTGAGCAGTCACTGTGTCACCTCGTACAGAACACAGTCCCTGGGACTCACAACAGTCGGACGACGCTTTCTGCCCACGCATGCGCTTGAGCATAATACACATCTATACGAAATTTTTGTTCAGGACTTTGCCATCATGAAAGAACAGACCATACGCCTAGATCCAGGACTAAACATTATCACGGGACAATCTGGAAGTGGAAAATCTATTTTCCTTGAAGTGATCGCACAACTCTGTGGAGCGGGGGCAGGTGAAGAGTTTATTCGATccggcgcggagagcgcACTCATCCGAGGTAAATTTAATATTGGATCGGATGTGATGTCTGATGTCTGCAATATCTTGAGTCATCACAACGTTCCAGCTGACAGATATAATTTTGCAGCCACCGCAAAACGTCAACTTTCTAAAACGGAAACAGGGGCAAAAAGTGAGCCGGTGATTCTATCTTGCCAACTGCAAATTGAGCGGCGCCTTACTTTTGTAGACGTTGACGACGGTAACAAATCGCACGCTCAGGCTCAGGTATCATCACGAATGATGACAACTGCACCATCACGCCGAGTACGAAGTGCTTGTCGCATAAACGACACCCAAGTACCCCTAAAAGCTCTGAGAGAGTTGGGCAGAGTTCTTGTCGACTTCAACGGGCAAGGAACTGCCTCTCATTTGGCAGAAGAACAATTTCAGCTGAAAATTTTAGATGCAGTTGGAGGTACTTTTGATTTACGCCGCCGTTTTGTTGAGTTATCTTCCCATCTCCGCGCCAAGCAGTACGAATCCTCCAAGCTAGTTGGTATGACTGCCAAAGAGCGAAAAGAGTTGGAGAGCCTCATTCACGATGTCAACCTAGTCAGGCCAGCAGTTGACGAGGACGTAACGCTTCGAACTATGTTGAGACATTTGGATGGGATAGACGCGACGCTTGAGGAAACTGCAAGATTATCAACCATGTTTGATGGTGGTGGCAATGGAACGGAAGCAGGTATTAAAAGCTCTCTGAGGTATGTCACTTCGCAGCTAACAGCCTTGCTGGCAAATGCTCGCCACGTCACAAAAAATGGTGCAGACCCAGATATAAAAGCCAGTAATCATCAAGCAGCTCAGGAGAATGCTGATCTACAGGCTCAGCTCATAGTGGCAGACACTCGCACAGATGAAGCATTTCTGGGTTTGGAGGATGCACTGTCCAAGTGTCGGGAGGCTGAGCTCCTGATTTTGGATGCACAAAGTCGGTTGCTTGACTATGCCAATTTGATACGAGTAGATCAGGTGAAACGGGAAGCATGCATAACACGTCTGCGTGAGCTGGAAAGGCTCTGCAATAGAATTGGTGTTCAGAGTTCCGCAGAGGCGCAAGAGTCAGCCAAGGTAG
- a CDS encoding predicted protein, translating to MATVHFTTSVTHMRGSSARKTVLKKTRTCVFTQKLHRLSVGKKRRTFPMTRYLKTCIALHVIRPPDCDPREDVLLCSGEVSRPKRTHFQACLLHVFSGMCNTTSCVASAFAYEASGVLNQEATPLQNAFGLTFTIFSAWYFLRVVRKRGNAAKKFRVANSLSKEERERRDLEELKRVKKLNAQQSFVGGITAIGISIVLYEFAQNIQASFDSRPVPVSYQIRQISNTVRTIVEGLAYLATFIYAANGTGLVALSMQKLLDTAVPRDTTKTDGENRRTTDTNLHHIEDGTDGE from the exons ATGGCCACAGTGCACTTCACGACTTCGGTCACACATATGCGTGGGTCCTCCGCGCGAAAAACGGTTCTTAAAAAAACCCGCACCTGCGTCTTCACCCAAAAATTGCATCGCTTGTCCGTGGGGAAGAAGCGGAGAACGTTTCCCATGACCCGGTATTTGAAAACCTGTATTGCTCTTCATGTAATACGGCCGCCAGACTGTGACCCTCGCGAAGATGTCCTGCTCTGTTCCGGAGAAGTATCGCGTCCCAAGCGCACGCACTTTCAAGCATGCCTGCTGCATGTTTTCTCGGGCATGTGCAACACCACCAGTTGCGTCGCCTCGGCTTTTGCATACGAAGCTTCTGGGGTGCTAAATCAGGAGGCGACACCTTTGCAGAACGCCTTCGGCCTCACTTTCACCATTTTTTCCGCGTGGTATTTCCTTCGTGTAGTAAGAAAACGTgggaacgcggcgaagaaatTCCGTGTAGCTAACTCTCTTTCC AAAGAAGAGCGTGAAAGACGTGATCTCGAGGAACTCAAGCGCGTGAAAAAACTCAATGCACAGCAGTCATTTGTTGGAGGGATCACTGCAATAGGAATCTCCATAGTTCTGTACGAATTTGCACAGAACATCCAGGCATCCTTCGACAGTCGACCAGTCCCCGTGTCTTATCAGATTCGACAGATCTCAAATACAGTGCGCACAATTGTGGAAGGCCTGGCTTATCTCGCAACATTTATCTATGCAGCGAATGGAACAGGATTAGTTGCCCTTTCCATGCAGAAACTGTTGGATACAGCTGTTCCGCGCGATACAACGAAAACAGATGGAGAAAATCGGCGAACAACTGATACAAATCTGCATCACATAGAGGACGGCACGGATGGTGAGTGA